One genomic segment of Novosphingobium sp. RL4 includes these proteins:
- a CDS encoding FadR/GntR family transcriptional regulator, giving the protein MNKMTFSLTPEPDALAAARHGRLHHDVARRLALRIVSGEYPTGHLFTAEVEHADALGVSRSVLREAFRMLTAKGLVSSRPKAGTWVNERKRWNLIDPDVLAWQLQCGASDAFLRDLFELRRVVEPQAAEMAALRREESQLLDMANALDTMEHHTLQSEKGRAADLRFHALLMEATHNEMLLALSNSILTAIASTTAVKQHIHVLPRDPMSEHRELHRHIADHSPGRARRAMRKLIDLALADMEMALKHF; this is encoded by the coding sequence ATGAACAAGATGACCTTTTCGCTCACGCCCGAGCCTGACGCCCTTGCGGCTGCGAGGCACGGAAGGCTGCATCACGACGTGGCTCGTCGCCTCGCGCTGCGGATCGTTTCGGGCGAATATCCCACGGGCCATCTGTTCACGGCCGAAGTGGAACATGCCGATGCGCTGGGCGTCTCGCGTTCGGTCCTGCGCGAGGCGTTCCGCATGCTCACCGCCAAGGGGCTCGTCTCGAGCCGCCCCAAGGCGGGGACCTGGGTCAACGAGCGCAAGCGCTGGAACCTGATCGATCCCGACGTGCTCGCCTGGCAGCTCCAGTGCGGCGCCAGCGATGCGTTCCTGAGGGACCTGTTCGAACTGCGCAGGGTGGTGGAGCCCCAGGCCGCCGAAATGGCCGCGCTCCGCCGCGAGGAAAGCCAGCTTCTGGACATGGCCAATGCGCTCGACACGATGGAGCATCACACGCTCCAAAGCGAAAAAGGCCGCGCTGCAGACTTGCGGTTTCACGCCCTGCTCATGGAAGCCACGCACAACGAGATGCTGCTGGCGCTGTCGAATTCGATCCTCACGGCGATCGCCTCGACCACGGCGGTCAAGCAGCACATCCATGTCCTTCCGCGCGACCCGATGTCGGAGCACCGCGAACTCCACCGGCATATCGCCGATCACAGCCCCGGCCGTGCACGGCGTGCCATGCGCAAGCTCATCGACCTGGCGCTGGCCGACATGGAAATGGCGCTCAAGCATTTCTGA
- a CDS encoding HAMP domain-containing sensor histidine kinase, which translates to MMRRRLFWKILLGFLVTFLLMTQAVWLLFALRDDREFPEWLVTQQIGPAVLEAATQAVAAGGRAQYDEMASHLPQDQRRRLDIFDASQPVPAPLADDPENAAMERGVTDQAGNPFVVRFRYHRDRQPWRLNVPPELLFIGVIAGLLFSAFLAWYLVRPIEHLRRGFQRLARGELTARVSPAIGSRRDEVADLAREFDRMARRLEKLVESRERLMHDVSHELRSPLARLQLAIALARQAPERFESAMERMEREVDRLDGLVGELLILARVENEENPGDEYFDIAGIAESVVADARYEAQPGGIEISFEPPAAMAEQLPPVRGSSELLRRAIDNIVRNALRFSAPLGHIDVCCTYREQENRFLISVSDEGPGVPSELVDTIFDPFVRGRPDGKNLGLGLAIASRAIAVHGGLITARNLPEGGFRVEIEIPAAL; encoded by the coding sequence ATGATGCGGCGCAGGCTGTTCTGGAAGATCCTGCTGGGCTTCCTGGTGACGTTCCTGCTGATGACGCAGGCGGTATGGCTGCTGTTCGCCCTGCGTGACGACCGCGAGTTTCCCGAATGGCTGGTGACGCAGCAGATCGGCCCCGCCGTGCTGGAGGCGGCCACCCAGGCCGTCGCGGCAGGCGGCCGGGCGCAGTACGACGAGATGGCCAGCCACCTGCCGCAGGACCAGCGCCGCCGTCTCGACATCTTCGATGCAAGCCAGCCGGTCCCGGCGCCTCTCGCGGACGATCCCGAGAATGCCGCGATGGAGCGCGGGGTGACCGACCAGGCCGGAAACCCCTTCGTCGTGCGCTTCCGCTACCACCGGGACAGGCAGCCCTGGCGGCTGAATGTCCCGCCCGAACTTCTCTTCATCGGCGTCATCGCCGGGCTGCTGTTCAGCGCGTTCCTCGCCTGGTATCTGGTGCGCCCGATCGAGCATCTCCGCCGCGGCTTCCAGCGGCTCGCACGCGGCGAACTGACCGCCCGCGTCTCGCCGGCGATCGGCAGCCGGCGCGACGAAGTGGCGGACCTCGCACGCGAGTTCGACCGCATGGCGCGTCGGCTCGAAAAACTCGTCGAAAGCCGTGAGCGGCTGATGCACGATGTTTCGCACGAGTTGCGCTCGCCGCTGGCCCGGCTGCAACTCGCCATCGCGCTCGCACGCCAGGCCCCCGAGCGGTTCGAAAGTGCGATGGAACGGATGGAGCGCGAGGTCGACAGGCTAGACGGGCTCGTCGGCGAACTGCTGATCCTCGCGAGGGTCGAGAACGAGGAAAATCCGGGCGACGAGTATTTCGATATCGCCGGGATCGCCGAAAGCGTGGTGGCCGATGCACGCTATGAAGCGCAGCCCGGCGGCATCGAAATCTCCTTCGAACCGCCCGCCGCCATGGCGGAGCAACTTCCGCCCGTTCGCGGCAGCTCCGAGCTTCTTCGCCGGGCGATCGACAACATCGTTCGCAATGCCTTGCGCTTTTCGGCGCCGCTCGGACATATCGACGTGTGCTGCACCTACCGGGAGCAGGAGAACCGCTTCCTGATTTCGGTGAGCGACGAGGGGCCCGGCGTTCCTTCGGAACTGGTGGACACGATCTTCGACCCTTTCGTGCGCGGCAGGCCGGACGGGAAGAACCTCGGACTGGGGCTGGCCATCGCGTCGCGGGCCATCGCCGTGCACGGCGGGCTCATCACCGCCCGAAACCTGCCCGAAGGCGGCTTCAGGGTGGAGATCGAGATACCCGCGGCCCTTTGA
- a CDS encoding response regulator transcription factor, with translation MQEEAKRILLIDDDLELGAMLGEYLESEGFRVEIVTDGLDGMRRALSGEHDAVVLDIMLPRLNGIEVLRQLRENNEVPVIMLSARGDEVDKVIGLELGADDYVAKPCYPRELVARLRANLRRHYPSDRTPLPPPVVEAGGLEVQVAARKALWLGSAVELTASEFNILLVLARAAEAVSTKDELSLRGLGRARQSYDRSVDVHVSNLRIKLEGASQGAASIETIRGVGYRLQVR, from the coding sequence GTGCAAGAGGAAGCCAAACGCATCCTGCTGATCGACGACGACCTCGAACTGGGCGCCATGCTCGGCGAGTATCTCGAAAGCGAAGGGTTCCGGGTCGAGATCGTGACGGACGGTCTGGACGGCATGCGCCGCGCCCTGTCCGGAGAGCATGACGCGGTCGTACTCGACATCATGCTGCCGCGCCTGAACGGGATAGAGGTGCTGCGCCAGCTGCGCGAGAACAACGAAGTGCCCGTCATCATGCTTTCGGCGCGCGGCGACGAGGTGGACAAGGTGATCGGGCTCGAACTCGGCGCGGACGATTATGTGGCGAAACCCTGCTACCCGCGCGAACTCGTTGCGCGCCTGCGCGCCAACTTGCGCCGGCACTACCCGTCCGACCGGACGCCGCTGCCGCCCCCGGTCGTCGAGGCAGGCGGGCTCGAAGTGCAGGTGGCCGCCCGCAAGGCGCTATGGCTGGGCAGCGCGGTGGAACTGACCGCATCGGAGTTCAACATCCTGCTCGTGTTGGCCCGCGCGGCCGAGGCAGTTTCGACCAAGGACGAACTCTCGCTGAGGGGGCTGGGCCGCGCGCGCCAGTCCTACGACCGCAGCGTGGACGTCCACGTCAGCAACTTGCGCATCAAGCTGGAGGGCGCCTCGCAGGGTGCGGCCTCGATCGAGACGATCCGCGGGGTGGGCTACCGGCTTCAGGTCCGATGA
- a CDS encoding TonB-dependent receptor, whose translation MALKPFAFCTASVLALGLAGMAQAQDAGLGQGAADNAASDDSSQPTAEDIIVTGVRASIVGALNVRKENIQIVDSVVAEDVGKLPDNNVVEALQRVTGIQITDRAGGEAGTVTIRGLPDAVTTMNGRNIFTSTGQSFALQDISANLVKQVDVYKTRSADQLETGLAGQIDVKTRRPFDFDGLAVSGLVRGIYNEVSDSFNPNLALLVSDRWETPIGEIGLLVNGSYSQTKYRNETVTAGALVPFATENPTEGSGLSPLERIFSGWTPGLNEGLPTTPGSTINYNGVEVPYYLSRDAVFSTDQYGKRKRPSFNAALQWAPNSSSVYTAEVFYTGYRSSLYSDMMFSYVDYWSNPGAFELYPDTNIIKSRTTDDVYGFNSGDYTRSKTDSYVYALNGQWDLGDRGKITGDLAYQTSTAKTSFIAMRTDRTADQISVDFNSGGGVPSYHFDDDSLLTDPSAWNVAQLYDNANKDKGSAVTASLDGYYTWDEGFIRRIKAGLRYDDRKASSYVRTADAASLGTSLTTLPEAAYFTNSGFMSGEADVPRSWVTVDGAWLYNNADYVRSLYGLPTSESLVLNKTFDIDEITMSAYLLADGQVSVFGRPLDIEGGVRYVNVATDYNFFDRYNDYARSRANSGSAKFLPSFTARYAITDRLRLRFNYGETLRRPNFSDVNPTYSLTGDLTSVGYGSGTAGNAGLKPTHSKNYDVALEWYFDRDSAITVTAFRREIDGLVVSLPVMTYIPGNGIVAGATDYFVVTKPVNASNGVLKGVEAGLTYFPHYLPGPLDGLGFQGSLTVLDSSQTIPVTDSAGTITGYSRSAFFDVSKLSYNATLAYDRGPFNARLSYIWRKGFLHNNESSLFANPIGIWYKSEESLDFQLTWNVTKAIGVTFDATNLTKSKQQSYYKFADAGGSTTDNLGTTLLARTFAIGARFTFQ comes from the coding sequence ATGGCGCTCAAGCCATTCGCGTTCTGCACCGCATCCGTTCTCGCTCTCGGCCTTGCCGGGATGGCCCAGGCGCAGGACGCCGGGTTAGGCCAGGGTGCGGCGGACAATGCCGCCAGCGACGACAGTTCGCAGCCGACAGCGGAAGACATCATCGTCACCGGCGTGCGCGCCTCGATTGTCGGCGCGCTCAACGTGCGCAAGGAGAATATCCAGATCGTCGATTCGGTGGTGGCCGAGGATGTGGGTAAATTGCCGGACAATAACGTGGTAGAAGCGCTCCAGCGCGTGACCGGCATCCAGATCACCGATCGCGCCGGCGGCGAGGCGGGCACCGTTACCATTCGCGGGCTTCCCGACGCGGTGACGACGATGAACGGCCGCAACATCTTCACCTCGACCGGGCAGTCCTTCGCGCTGCAGGACATCTCCGCCAACCTCGTGAAGCAGGTGGACGTCTACAAGACGCGCTCGGCCGATCAGCTCGAAACCGGGCTGGCCGGACAGATCGACGTCAAGACCCGCCGTCCGTTCGATTTCGATGGCCTGGCGGTCTCCGGCCTCGTGCGCGGCATCTACAACGAGGTTTCTGACAGCTTCAATCCGAACTTGGCGCTGCTCGTGTCCGACCGCTGGGAGACACCGATCGGCGAGATCGGCCTGCTGGTGAACGGCAGCTACAGCCAGACGAAGTATCGCAACGAGACCGTCACTGCCGGCGCACTGGTGCCCTTCGCCACCGAGAACCCGACGGAAGGCTCCGGCCTCTCCCCGCTCGAACGCATCTTCTCGGGCTGGACGCCCGGCCTCAACGAAGGCCTGCCGACCACGCCCGGTTCGACGATCAACTACAACGGCGTAGAGGTGCCTTACTACCTTTCACGCGATGCGGTGTTCTCCACCGACCAGTACGGCAAGCGCAAGCGTCCCTCGTTCAACGCGGCGCTCCAGTGGGCCCCCAACAGCAGTTCGGTCTACACCGCCGAGGTGTTCTACACCGGCTATCGCAGCTCGCTCTACAGCGACATGATGTTCAGTTATGTCGATTACTGGAGTAATCCGGGCGCCTTCGAGCTCTACCCCGACACGAACATCATCAAGTCACGCACGACCGACGACGTCTACGGCTTCAACAGCGGCGACTATACGAGGTCGAAGACCGACAGCTACGTCTACGCGCTCAACGGCCAGTGGGATCTGGGCGATCGCGGCAAGATCACCGGCGACCTCGCCTATCAGACCAGCACCGCGAAGACCTCGTTCATCGCCATGCGTACCGATCGCACGGCAGACCAGATTTCGGTGGACTTCAACTCGGGCGGCGGCGTGCCCTCGTACCACTTCGACGACGATTCCCTGCTCACCGATCCTTCTGCCTGGAACGTCGCGCAGCTTTACGACAACGCCAACAAGGACAAGGGCAGTGCCGTCACGGCCTCGCTCGATGGCTACTATACCTGGGACGAAGGGTTCATCCGCCGCATCAAGGCGGGGCTGCGCTACGACGATCGCAAGGCGTCGAGCTACGTGCGCACCGCCGATGCCGCCAGCCTCGGCACCAGTCTGACCACGCTGCCTGAAGCCGCCTATTTCACCAACTCCGGTTTTATGAGCGGCGAGGCCGACGTGCCGCGAAGCTGGGTGACGGTCGATGGCGCGTGGCTTTACAATAACGCCGACTATGTGCGCAGCCTCTATGGCCTGCCGACCTCGGAATCGCTGGTCCTCAACAAGACCTTCGACATCGACGAGATTACCATGTCGGCCTACCTGCTGGCGGATGGGCAGGTCTCTGTCTTCGGGCGTCCGCTCGATATCGAAGGCGGCGTGCGCTATGTGAACGTGGCGACCGACTACAACTTCTTCGACCGCTACAACGATTATGCCCGCAGCCGCGCCAATTCGGGCTCGGCGAAGTTCCTGCCGAGCTTCACCGCGCGCTATGCCATCACCGACCGCCTGCGCCTGCGCTTCAACTATGGCGAGACGCTGCGCCGCCCGAACTTCAGCGACGTGAACCCGACCTATTCGCTCACCGGCGATCTCACCAGCGTCGGTTACGGCAGCGGTACGGCGGGCAATGCAGGCCTGAAGCCCACGCATTCGAAGAACTACGACGTGGCGCTGGAATGGTACTTCGACCGCGACAGCGCGATTACCGTGACCGCTTTCCGCCGCGAGATCGACGGCCTCGTCGTCAGCCTGCCGGTCATGACCTACATCCCCGGCAACGGCATCGTCGCGGGCGCAACGGACTATTTCGTGGTGACGAAGCCGGTGAACGCATCCAACGGCGTGCTGAAGGGCGTCGAAGCGGGGCTGACCTACTTCCCGCACTACCTGCCCGGTCCGCTGGACGGGCTCGGCTTCCAGGGCAGCCTGACGGTGCTCGATTCCAGCCAGACCATCCCGGTCACGGACTCGGCCGGCACGATCACCGGCTATTCGCGGTCGGCATTCTTCGACGTCTCGAAGCTCTCGTACAATGCCACGCTGGCCTACGACCGGGGGCCGTTCAACGCGCGCCTCTCCTACATCTGGCGCAAGGGCTTCCTGCACAACAACGAGTCCAGCCTCTTCGCGAACCCGATCGGCATCTGGTACAAGTCCGAGGAGAGCCTCGACTTCCAGCTGACCTGGAACGTCACCAAGGCGATCGGCGTGACTTTCGACGCCACCAACCTCACCAAGTCGAAGCAGCAGAGCTACTACAAGTTCGCCGATGCCGGCGGCTCCACCACCGACAATCTCGGCACGACCCTGCTGGCGCGGACGTTCGCCATCGGTGCGCGCTTCACGTTCCAGTAG
- a CDS encoding alpha/beta hydrolase — MTIKRNIDRALAVLAAGLALSLSVAPSALAQTAAPDAAAQAHPWLTVAQLRKTYTDRQSRFFTVGGLSIHYKDEGPRGAPVLLMVHGSESSLRTWDRIAQVLKGRYRVIRFDLPGYGLSDGATDEAAKTLSPTDVPIALLDRLGVKKVTFVGVSSGGTMGMYLAARRPDMVERLILSNTPSDPVDTSHLVMPKSFLDAQARARQTGFRDQDFWDEFLSYFAGDASRISTQTRKEYYDFYRRVPEKNLIALIARIGDGKQASIEMAKVDKPTFLIWGGADPLLPESAVTAITRYLSHAQISKVIMPDVGHYPPLEVPDRFAQLIAAYVEAGTPDPAR, encoded by the coding sequence ATGACGATAAAGCGAAACATCGACCGCGCTCTGGCGGTGCTCGCCGCCGGGCTGGCCCTGTCGCTGTCGGTTGCGCCCTCCGCCCTCGCCCAGACCGCCGCGCCGGATGCCGCGGCGCAGGCCCATCCATGGCTGACCGTCGCGCAGCTTCGCAAGACCTATACGGACAGGCAAAGCCGGTTCTTTACCGTGGGCGGGCTCTCCATCCACTACAAGGACGAGGGCCCGCGCGGTGCGCCCGTCCTGCTGATGGTCCATGGGTCGGAAAGCAGCCTGCGGACCTGGGACCGTATCGCACAAGTGCTCAAGGGCCGATACCGCGTGATCCGCTTCGACCTGCCCGGCTACGGCCTGTCGGACGGCGCGACCGACGAGGCGGCGAAAACCCTCTCACCCACCGACGTCCCCATCGCCCTGCTGGACCGGTTGGGCGTGAAGAAGGTCACTTTCGTGGGCGTTTCCAGCGGCGGCACCATGGGCATGTACCTTGCGGCCAGACGGCCGGACATGGTCGAGCGGCTGATCCTGTCGAATACGCCTTCCGATCCTGTCGATACCAGCCATCTCGTCATGCCGAAGAGCTTTCTCGATGCGCAGGCCCGGGCCAGGCAGACCGGCTTTCGCGACCAGGATTTCTGGGACGAGTTCCTGAGCTATTTCGCCGGCGATGCCTCCCGCATTTCCACTCAGACGCGCAAGGAATACTACGATTTCTACCGCCGCGTGCCCGAAAAGAACCTCATCGCGCTGATCGCCCGCATCGGCGACGGCAAGCAGGCTTCGATAGAAATGGCCAAGGTCGACAAGCCCACGTTCCTGATCTGGGGCGGTGCCGACCCGCTCCTGCCGGAATCGGCGGTCACCGCGATCACGCGCTATCTTTCCCATGCCCAGATTTCCAAGGTCATCATGCCTGACGTGGGCCACTATCCGCCGCTGGAAGTTCCGGACCGCTTCGCCCAGCTGATCGCCGCCTATGTCGAGGCGGGGACGCCTGATCCGGCGCGGTAG
- a CDS encoding efflux RND transporter periplasmic adaptor subunit, translated as MSTKRRLVIGGILVAAALALLLVWKLFSGPAEPVVATAKVTRGTMEQTVEATGTLEPKELVSVGAQVSGRLEQLNVAVGDVVHQGDLIGLIDPRTQTNSLETARADLSNMQAQLAGAKATLAKAQLAFRRQQALGAGEATSQADFEAARAELQSAQASFDAFQAQIRAAGVSVDTAQVQLGYTKITAPMDGVVVSVVTKQGQTVNANQSAPTIVILAKLDVMTVKAEVSEADVIDVKPDLPVYFTILGDPDKRYEAKLRLIEPAPESIVNEVDSSSTTSSSSTTDSAIYYNALFEVPNEDGRLRALMTAKVSIVLAKRANALMIPSTALGAKAKDGTYSVRVKGEDGKIAARKVRIGIDNNISAEVLSGLKEGESVVVGEASTAAKTNQGPMGPPPV; from the coding sequence ATGTCGACCAAGCGCCGTCTCGTGATCGGGGGCATTCTCGTTGCCGCCGCCCTTGCCCTGCTCCTTGTCTGGAAGCTCTTCTCGGGACCGGCCGAACCCGTCGTCGCCACCGCGAAAGTGACGCGCGGCACGATGGAGCAGACCGTCGAGGCGACCGGCACGCTGGAGCCCAAGGAACTGGTCAGCGTGGGCGCGCAGGTTTCCGGGCGGCTCGAACAGCTCAACGTCGCGGTGGGCGACGTCGTGCATCAGGGCGACCTTATCGGCCTGATCGATCCCCGCACGCAGACCAACAGCCTCGAAACCGCCAGGGCCGACCTTTCCAACATGCAGGCCCAGCTTGCCGGAGCGAAAGCCACGCTCGCCAAGGCGCAACTGGCGTTCCGGCGCCAGCAGGCGCTCGGCGCGGGCGAGGCGACCTCCCAGGCCGATTTCGAGGCTGCGCGGGCCGAGCTCCAGTCGGCGCAGGCCAGCTTCGATGCCTTTCAGGCGCAGATCCGCGCGGCCGGGGTCAGCGTCGATACCGCGCAGGTCCAGCTTGGCTACACCAAGATCACCGCGCCCATGGACGGGGTGGTGGTTTCGGTCGTCACCAAGCAGGGGCAGACGGTCAACGCCAACCAGTCGGCTCCCACCATCGTCATCCTCGCCAAGCTGGACGTGATGACGGTGAAGGCCGAAGTTTCCGAGGCCGACGTGATCGACGTGAAACCGGACCTGCCCGTCTATTTCACGATCCTGGGCGATCCTGACAAGCGCTACGAGGCGAAGCTGCGGCTGATCGAACCGGCACCGGAATCGATCGTCAACGAAGTGGATTCCTCGTCGACCACCTCGTCCAGCAGTACCACGGATTCGGCGATCTACTACAACGCCCTGTTCGAGGTTCCCAACGAGGACGGCAGGTTGCGCGCGCTGATGACCGCCAAGGTCAGCATCGTTCTGGCCAAGCGCGCCAATGCGCTGATGATCCCTTCGACCGCGCTCGGCGCCAAGGCCAAGGACGGCACATATTCCGTCCGCGTGAAGGGCGAGGACGGCAAGATCGCCGCCCGCAAGGTGCGCATCGGCATCGACAACAATATCAGCGCCGAAGTGCTCTCGGGCCTGAAGGAGGGCGAATCCGTGGTGGTGGGCGAGGCCAGCACCGCGGCCAAGACCAATCAGGGGCCGATGGGCCCGCCCCCGGTCTGA
- the leuC gene encoding 3-isopropylmalate dehydratase large subunit, with translation MTAPRTLYEKLWDSHVVAEMPGGASLLYIDRHIVHEVSSPQAFVAMRESGRKLRRPETHLGVADHAVPTRSRGGEIADPQARAQVAELEDNVAEFGVPYAQLDGPEQGIVHVIGPETGFTLPGTTIVCGDSHTTTHGAFGALAFGIGASEQGTVMAAQALPQARARTMKVELLGERHPLIDAKDIALALIAKIGAHGAVGHAVEYVGAAVAGMAMSERMTLCNMTIEAGSRMGLVAPDDVTFAYLAGRRLAPEGKMWDAATAYWSTLASDPGAVYDKVVTLDLDRLEPQVSWGTSPNQTLPIGALVPDPLAITDPSERRETEKALAYMGLMAGQPLSQVVIDHVFIGSCTNGRIEDLRAAARIAAGRKVAAGVRALVVPGSAATRAQAEAEGLDRVFRDAGFEWRFAGCSMCVAMNDDRLAPGERCASTSNRNFEGRQGPGGRTHLMSPAMAAAAAVSGHLADVRDFA, from the coding sequence ATGACCGCACCGCGCACGCTTTACGAGAAGCTGTGGGACAGCCACGTCGTCGCCGAAATGCCCGGCGGCGCCAGCTTGCTCTACATCGATCGCCACATCGTCCACGAAGTTTCCAGTCCGCAGGCCTTCGTCGCCATGCGCGAGAGCGGGCGAAAGCTTCGCCGTCCCGAGACGCACCTCGGCGTAGCCGATCACGCGGTGCCGACCCGGAGCCGCGGCGGCGAAATCGCCGATCCGCAGGCCCGCGCGCAAGTGGCCGAACTGGAGGACAACGTCGCCGAGTTCGGCGTGCCCTACGCGCAGCTCGATGGGCCGGAACAAGGCATCGTCCACGTCATCGGCCCGGAAACCGGCTTCACCCTGCCCGGCACCACCATCGTCTGCGGGGACAGCCACACGACCACCCACGGCGCATTCGGCGCGCTGGCCTTCGGGATCGGCGCAAGCGAGCAAGGCACGGTCATGGCGGCGCAGGCACTGCCGCAGGCCAGGGCCCGCACGATGAAGGTCGAACTGCTCGGCGAACGCCATCCCCTGATAGATGCCAAGGACATCGCCCTGGCCCTGATCGCGAAAATCGGCGCGCATGGCGCGGTCGGCCACGCGGTCGAATATGTGGGGGCGGCAGTGGCGGGCATGGCGATGTCCGAGCGCATGACCTTGTGCAACATGACCATCGAGGCCGGCAGCCGCATGGGGCTGGTCGCGCCTGACGACGTGACTTTCGCCTATCTGGCCGGCCGCCGTCTCGCGCCCGAAGGGAAGATGTGGGATGCGGCCACCGCTTACTGGAGCACGCTCGCCAGCGATCCCGGCGCGGTCTACGACAAGGTCGTCACGCTCGACCTGGACCGGCTAGAGCCGCAGGTCAGCTGGGGCACCAGCCCCAACCAGACGCTGCCGATCGGCGCCCTCGTTCCCGATCCTCTGGCAATCACCGACCCCTCGGAGCGCCGCGAGACGGAGAAGGCGCTTGCCTACATGGGCCTCATGGCCGGCCAGCCGCTATCGCAGGTGGTCATCGATCACGTCTTCATCGGCTCCTGCACCAATGGCCGCATCGAGGACTTGCGCGCCGCCGCCCGGATCGCAGCGGGGCGCAAGGTCGCCGCAGGCGTCCGCGCGCTGGTCGTGCCGGGCTCCGCCGCGACCCGCGCGCAGGCCGAGGCCGAAGGGCTGGACCGCGTGTTCCGGGACGCGGGATTCGAGTGGCGGTTTGCAGGCTGTTCGATGTGCGTGGCCATGAACGATGACCGCCTCGCGCCGGGCGAACGCTGTGCCAGCACGTCCAACCGCAACTTCGAGGGACGGCAGGGCCCCGGCGGGCGCACACACCTGATGAGCCCGGCCATGGCCGCCGCCGCCGCCGTCTCCGGCCACCTGGCCGACGTGAGGGACTTCGCCTGA